A window of Streptomyces sp. NBC_01224 genomic DNA:
CGGATCGCCGAGGTGCAGGTCCTGGAGCGGGATGCGGCTGGGCTGGTGGTGACCGTGCCGGCACTGCGCTGGGGCACCGACGGATTTGTGCAGGAGCGGGGCTGGGAACGGCTGCGGTCGATGACCGGGGGTGCGCTGTGAGCGGTGGCGCGACGGTGGGTCTGGCCCCCGGCGCGAGCTGTGCGGCGGTCTTGTGCGTCGGGGTGGCGGCCTGGCTGGTGGTGGTGCAGGACCAGGGGCGTCGGCGAGCGCGGGTGTTGTTGTTCGACGGGGTGATGGAGTCGCCGCTCCGTGAGCGCTGGGAGCAGACTCGGGCTTGGTTCCAGGAGCGATTGCGGGCGCGGCGGGAGTGGCTTTGCCTGCCCGTGGCGCTGGCCATCGCCGTGCTGGGGGAATCCGTGCTGCCGGTGCTGGCGGTGGCGGTGGCGGTGCCTCTGGTGCGGCGGTGGCTGCGGAGACGGGCCCTGACGCAGGAGCGCGAACGCCGGGCCGATGGTGTGGTGGCGCTGTGCGGCGCCGTCGTGGGTGAGCTGCGGGCCGGGCACGAGCCGGGGCAGGCGTTGCTCGTCGCTGTCCACGGGACCGGGGTGATGGGAACGGCGGAGGCCGCTGTGTCCGCTGCCGCGCGGTTCGGCGGCGATGTGCCGGGGGCGCTCGGGCAGGCGGCTCGGGAGCCGGGTCTGGACGGGCTTGCCGGGGTGGCGGCCTGCTGGCGGGTGGCGGTGGACGGCGGGACCGGGCTCGCGGCGGGCCTGGACCGCCTGGAGGGTGCGCTGCGGGCGGAGCGACGCAGACGGGAGGAGTTACGGGCCCAACTGGCCGGTGCCTGGTCGACGGTGGCTGTGCTGGCGCTGTTGCCGGTGCTGGGGCTGGGTCTGGGGGCGGCGCTCGGAGCCGATCCACTGAGGGTGCTGCTGCACACGCCGGCCGGGCTGGTCTGTCTGGTGGCGGGTGGGTTGCTGGAAGCGGCCGGGCTTTGTTGGGCCGGCCGGATCGTACGGGCGGGGGAGGCGGCGTGAACGGGGTCACCGGCGAAGTCGTTCACCGGGCGGCGGCAGTGTGGGCGGTTCTGGGCACGGTCGCGTATCTGGCCCTCGCCCTGGCGAGGCGGCGGCGGAGGCGGACGGTACACCGTCGGGGTGCGGTGCTGCTGGCCATCGGCCCGGAGAGGCGTCGGCGCGGGCGGACGGTTTCCGGCGCCCGGGTGAAGGAATGGATCGCGCCACTGGGTGCTTTGGCGACAGGAGTGGTCCTGATCGGCGGACTGCCAGGGTTCGCGGCCGGGCTGGCAGGGGTGTACGGCGCCTGGAGGTGGCAGCGGGCCCGGCGCAGTCGCGAATCGGGGGTCGGCGCTGTGGAAGCGGCGCAGGTCTCACGTCAACTCCCTTTGGCGGCGGACCTCTTGGCGGCCTGCATTTCTGCCGGAGCCGGGCCCCGAGAGGCAGCGGAGGCGGTGGGGGAATCGCTGGGCGGACCGGTCGGCATGCGTCTGGCGCGGACGGCCGCGGAGATCCGGCTCGGTGGTGAGCCTGCGGTGGCCTGGGGGCGGTTCGGGGAGATACCGGGCGCGGGTGCGCTGTCCCGCTGCCTGGACCGGGCGGGATCGACCGGGGCTCCAGCGGCGGAGCCGGTGGCGCGGCTGGCCGAGGCGATGCGGGCGGAGCGGGCGAGCGCGGCCGTGGCGCGTGCCCAGCGGGCAGGCGTGCTGATCACCGCACCGGTCGGGCTCTGCTTTCTGCCCGCCTTCCTGGCGGTCGGAGTGGCGCCGGTGGTGATCGGTCTGGCGACCGGCCTGCTTCACAACGGGTGACAGAAAAGTACTAGTAAGTATCTATTCAATATGAATTATGCATTTCGCGGGGGTTGAAATGGCACAGCGAATCAGGGGCTGGGTGCGGAGCATGGTGCGCCGAGTCCGGTCGGACAACGGAATGACGACATCCGAATATGCGGTGGGGACAATCGCGGCCTGTGCGTTCGCGGCGGTGCTCTACAAGGTGGTCACCAGCCAGCCGGTCATGTCCGCACTGCAATCACTGCTCAAGGACGCGCTCGATGCGAAGTTCTAGGAGCAGTTCTGGGGCGTACGCCGGAGGCCGTTCCAGGACCGTGTGCGGGGGCGGAGACCGGGGGGCAGTGACGGCGGAAGCGGCTATGGCGATTCCGGTGCTGGCGGTGTTCGCCCTGGCGCTGGTCTGGGCGCTGATGGCCGCCTCCGCCCAGATCCGCTGCGTGGACGCGGCCCGGGCCGGGGCGAGGGCGGCGGCCCGCTCGGAACCCGAGGCGCAGGTGCTGGAAGCCACTCGTTCGGCGGCACCCGATGGGGCGGAAGTCGCGATGGAGCGGGCCGGGGAGCTGTGGCGGGTACGAGTGGCGGCGCCGATGCCCGGACCCGGTCCACTGGCCCTCAAGCTCCATGCGGAGGCGGCAGCACTTGCAGAGGACACGGTGGGGGTGACGCTGTGACCGGGACAGGAGGGGGAGCCCGGAAGGCCGTCCTCGGGTGGCTGCACAGGAGTGGGGATCACGGTCGGAATCGAGGTCGGGCCCCGGACCGGGACAGAGGCCTGGCGACGGTGTGGGTGGCGATGACCACGGCCACGTTGTGCGCGGTGTTCGCGGTCGTGCTGGCGCTCGGGCAGGTGATGGTCGCCCGGCACCGGGCCGGCGGTGCGGCGGACCTGGCAGCGCTGGCCGCGGCCGACCGGGCCCTGCAGGGGCCCGGGGAGGCATGCGGGGCGGCCGAGGATGTGGCTGCGGCACAGGGGGCGGTGGTGGTCCGGTGCACCGTGCGTGGGGAGATCGCCGATGTGACGGCCCGGGTGAGTTTCGGGCCGTACGAACCGGCGGTCAGGTCCCGGGCCGGCCCTCCGGCGTCTGCCCCCGGCTCCCCGGATCCGTCGCCTCCGACGGTTCCGGAGGGCCCGGCTCCCCCGGGTCCGGCGGTGCGGACCGGAGGAGTTCGCTGAGGAGGCGCACGGCGCCGCGCTTGTGCAGCGGATCGTTGCCGTTGCCGCACTTGGGGGACTGGATGCAGGACGGGCAGCCCGCCTCACATTCGCAGGACGCGATGGCCTGGCGGGTCGCGGTCAGCCACGTACGGGCGGTGTGGAAGGCCCGCTCGGCGAATCCGGCACCGCCCGGATGACCGTCGTACACGAAGACCGTGGGCAGCAGGGTGTCCGGGTGCAACGGCACGGAGACGCCACCGATGTCCCATCGGTCGCAGGTGGCGAAGAGCGGCAGCATCCCGATCGATGCGTGCTCCGCGGCGTGCAGGGCGCCGCCCAGGATCTCCGGGTTGATACGGGCGGCGTCGAGCTGGTCCTGCGTGACCGTCCACCACACGGCGCGTGTGCGCAGAGTGCGGGGCGGCAGATCCAGTTTGGTCTCGCCGAGGACCTCGCCGCTGATCAGTTTGCGACGCAGGAAGGAGACGACCTGGTTGGTGACTTCCACGGAGCCGTAGCAGAGCCGCCCGTCACCCCACGGGATCTCGGTGTCGGTCTCCAGGACGGCGATGGCGGTGGTGTCGCGTGCGGTCGTCGAGTACGGCGGGTTGGCCTCCTCGACCAGAGCCACCGAGTCCTCCAGATCCAGCTTCCGGACCAGATAGGTGCGGCCCTGGTGGAGGTGGACGGCGCCTTCGTGGACGGCGGTGTGCGCGGCCGATTCGTCGACGGTGCCCAGCAGTCGGCCGGTGCCCTCCTCGACGATCTGGACGGGGCGGCCGCCCTCGCCGCGGATATCAGTGAGATCGGCGGCGCGCTCGCGGCGGGTCCAGTGCCAGCCCGATGCGCGTTTGCGCAGCAGCCTCGCGGCCTCCAGCTGCGGCAGCAATTCGGCCACGGCCGGGCCGAAGAGCTCCAGATCGGGCCCGGTGAGCGGGAGCTCCGCAGCGGCGGCACACAGGTGCGGGGCGAGGACGTACGGGTTGTCCGGGTCGAGGACGGTCGACTCCACGGGCTGCTGGAAGAGCGCTTCGGGATGGTGGACGAGGAAGGTGTCCAGCGGGTCGTCGCGGGCCACCAGGATGGCCAGGGCGCCCTGGCCGGAGCGTCCGGCGCGGCCCGCCTGCTGCCACAGCGACGCCCTGGTGCCGGGATAGCCCGCGATGACGACGGCGTCCAGGCCGGAGACATCGACGCCGAGTTCGAGAGCGGTGGTGGCGGCCAGGCCGAGCAGCCGACCGGAGTGCAGGGCACGCTCCAGGGCGCGGCGTTCCTCGGGGAGATAACCCCCGCGGTAGGCGGCGACCCGGGCGGGCAGGGAACGGTCCACCTCGGCGAGGCGTTCCTTGGCGATGACCGAGATCAGTTCGGCGCCGCGCCGGGAGCGCACGAAGGCGACCGAGCGGACGCCCTGGACGGTCAGATCGGTGAGGAGGTCGGCTGTCTCGGCAGTGGCGGTACGGCGTACGGGCGCGCCCTTCTCGCCGTGCAGCTCGGTGAGGGGCGGCTCCCACAGGGCGAAGACCATTTCGCCGCGCGGAGAGGCGTCGTCGGCGACCTCCTTGACCGGGAGACCGGTGAGGCGGCCCGCCGCGACGGAGGGCTCCGCCGCGGTGGCCGAGGCGAGGAGGAAGACCGGATCCGCTCCGTAGCGGGCGCACAGACGGCGTAGCCGGCGCACGACCTGGGCGACGTGGGAGCCGAAGACACCCCGGTAGGTGTGGCACTCGTCGATGACGACGAAGCGCAGGGCGCGCAGGAAGGAGGACCAGCGGGGGTGGGACGGGAGTATCCCGCGGTGCAGCATGTCGGGGTTGGTCAGGACGTAATTGGCGTACTGGCGCACCCACTCGCGTTCCTCGACCGGGGTGTCGCCGTCGTAGACCGCAGGCCTGATGGCGGTGCCGAGCGGTGCCGCAAGTTCCTTCACCGCACGCCTCTGATCGGCGGCCAGGGCCTTGGTGGGGGCGAGATACAGGGCGGTCGCGCCACGGCCGTTCGGGGCCTCGGAGCCGTCGAGCAGTGCGGTGAGCACCGGGGCGAGGTAGGCGAGCGACTTGCCGGACGCCGTGCCGGTGGCGATGACCACGGATTCGCCGTCCAGGGCGTGCTCGGCGGCGGCCGCCTGGTGCGTCCAAGGGTGGTCGATTCCGGCTTTTTGGATTGCGGCGATCACTTCTGGCCGGATGCGATCGGGCCAGATGGCATGGGTTCCCGTACGCGGGGGCAAGTGCTCCGTATGAGTGATGCGCGCGGACCGGCCCGCCGCTGCGGCGAGCCGGTCGAGGACCATGGCGGGAGAGGGGCGGGAGTCCCTGTTCTCGGGTGGTCGACTGGGGCGGTGATTCTTGGCCATCGGCACCGAGTGTGTCACTGGCGTGACGGACAATGGTCCCAAGGCGTCGTGCATGGCTGCTGGTAAGTGATTGAATGCCATCGCGGCTGGCGATCCGTCCCCTGGCTCCGCCGGGGAGACCGAGGGGCGACCGCTCGATAGCAAGGTGCTGGAGGATCCGTGGACCTGTCCTTGTCGACTCGCAATGTGTCCGGCCCTGGTGGCGACCGTACGGTCGTCGAGGTCGGTGGCGAGATTGATGTGTATACCGCGCCCAAGCTGCGCGAGCAGTTGGTCGAGTTGGTGAATGACGGCAGCTATCACCTGGTTGTCGACATGGAAGGCGTCGACTTCCTCGACTCCACCGGCCTCGGCGTGCTCGTGGGCGGCCTGAAGCGTGTCCGGGCCCATGAGGGCTCGTTGCGCCTGGTCTGCAACCAGGAGCGCATTCTCAAGATCTTCCGGATCACTGGTCTGACCAAGGTGTTCCCGATTCACACCACGGTCGACGAGGCAGTTGCGGCCACCGACTGACGGTCGGTCCGCGGCCGGTCCGGCGCGCGGCCGGTGCACCGGTAGCCGTGACCTGCGGGCGGCCTGACCGCCGGTTGCCTCAGTCAGGCAGTCGGCCGGTCGGGCAGTCAACGGTCGGGACCTGGGTAGCCAGTGCCCCGACTGCTGAGCAACCCGTCGGTGTCCGGCTCTACCGGTCGGCTGCTTGCCGGTCGGCTGTTCGGCATTCGGCCGCTTGGGAGTGAGCCGTCTGCCGGTTCGGGCGCCTGTCGGTCAGTCGACAGCTGTCCGTCAGTGGGCCGGCGGTCGGCGACCAGGCCGGTCGGCCGACGGCTTCGCCAGTTCCGGAAGAAGACCGGAAGAAGAGCAGGGGTGTCGGGCAGCCCGCCCGGGTCCCTGGGATGCACGCCCGTACGTCTGAGGGGGATCGCATGGCCACCGTTGAACTCCGCTTCAGCGCCCAGCCCGAACACGTCAGGACGGCCCGCCTCGTGGCAGCCGCCGTGGCGCGCCGGGCGGGGGTCGATGAAGCCGTGCTCGACGAGGTCAGACTCGCCGTCGGAGAAGCCTGCAGCCGCGCAGTCGGGCTGCACCGCAGCCATGGCATCACCGCTCCCGTCTCCGTCGTCCTGATCGAGGAGGAGAAGTCCTT
This region includes:
- a CDS encoding DUF4244 domain-containing protein, which produces MAQRIRGWVRSMVRRVRSDNGMTTSEYAVGTIAACAFAAVLYKVVTSQPVMSALQSLLKDALDAKF
- a CDS encoding type II secretion system F family protein; the encoded protein is MNGVTGEVVHRAAAVWAVLGTVAYLALALARRRRRRTVHRRGAVLLAIGPERRRRGRTVSGARVKEWIAPLGALATGVVLIGGLPGFAAGLAGVYGAWRWQRARRSRESGVGAVEAAQVSRQLPLAADLLAACISAGAGPREAAEAVGESLGGPVGMRLARTAAEIRLGGEPAVAWGRFGEIPGAGALSRCLDRAGSTGAPAAEPVARLAEAMRAERASAAVARAQRAGVLITAPVGLCFLPAFLAVGVAPVVIGLATGLLHNG
- a CDS encoding Rv3654c family TadE-like protein, with translation MTTATLCAVFAVVLALGQVMVARHRAGGAADLAALAAADRALQGPGEACGAAEDVAAAQGAVVVRCTVRGEIADVTARVSFGPYEPAVRSRAGPPASAPGSPDPSPPTVPEGPAPPGPAVRTGGVR
- a CDS encoding TadE family type IV pilus minor pilin, which encodes MRSSRSSSGAYAGGRSRTVCGGGDRGAVTAEAAMAIPVLAVFALALVWALMAASAQIRCVDAARAGARAAARSEPEAQVLEATRSAAPDGAEVAMERAGELWRVRVAAPMPGPGPLALKLHAEAAALAEDTVGVTL
- a CDS encoding STAS domain-containing protein, with the protein product MDLSLSTRNVSGPGGDRTVVEVGGEIDVYTAPKLREQLVELVNDGSYHLVVDMEGVDFLDSTGLGVLVGGLKRVRAHEGSLRLVCNQERILKIFRITGLTKVFPIHTTVDEAVAATD
- a CDS encoding DEAD/DEAH box helicase — translated: MAFNHLPAAMHDALGPLSVTPVTHSVPMAKNHRPSRPPENRDSRPSPAMVLDRLAAAAGRSARITHTEHLPPRTGTHAIWPDRIRPEVIAAIQKAGIDHPWTHQAAAAEHALDGESVVIATGTASGKSLAYLAPVLTALLDGSEAPNGRGATALYLAPTKALAADQRRAVKELAAPLGTAIRPAVYDGDTPVEEREWVRQYANYVLTNPDMLHRGILPSHPRWSSFLRALRFVVIDECHTYRGVFGSHVAQVVRRLRRLCARYGADPVFLLASATAAEPSVAAGRLTGLPVKEVADDASPRGEMVFALWEPPLTELHGEKGAPVRRTATAETADLLTDLTVQGVRSVAFVRSRRGAELISVIAKERLAEVDRSLPARVAAYRGGYLPEERRALERALHSGRLLGLAATTALELGVDVSGLDAVVIAGYPGTRASLWQQAGRAGRSGQGALAILVARDDPLDTFLVHHPEALFQQPVESTVLDPDNPYVLAPHLCAAAAELPLTGPDLELFGPAVAELLPQLEAARLLRKRASGWHWTRRERAADLTDIRGEGGRPVQIVEEGTGRLLGTVDESAAHTAVHEGAVHLHQGRTYLVRKLDLEDSVALVEEANPPYSTTARDTTAIAVLETDTEIPWGDGRLCYGSVEVTNQVVSFLRRKLISGEVLGETKLDLPPRTLRTRAVWWTVTQDQLDAARINPEILGGALHAAEHASIGMLPLFATCDRWDIGGVSVPLHPDTLLPTVFVYDGHPGGAGFAERAFHTARTWLTATRQAIASCECEAGCPSCIQSPKCGNGNDPLHKRGAVRLLSELLRSAPPDPGEPGPPEPSEATDPGSRGQTPEGRPGT
- a CDS encoding type II secretion system F family protein; this translates as MSGGATVGLAPGASCAAVLCVGVAAWLVVVQDQGRRRARVLLFDGVMESPLRERWEQTRAWFQERLRARREWLCLPVALAIAVLGESVLPVLAVAVAVPLVRRWLRRRALTQERERRADGVVALCGAVVGELRAGHEPGQALLVAVHGTGVMGTAEAAVSAAARFGGDVPGALGQAAREPGLDGLAGVAACWRVAVDGGTGLAAGLDRLEGALRAERRRREELRAQLAGAWSTVAVLALLPVLGLGLGAALGADPLRVLLHTPAGLVCLVAGGLLEAAGLCWAGRIVRAGEAA